The following coding sequences are from one Lolium rigidum isolate FL_2022 chromosome 6, APGP_CSIRO_Lrig_0.1, whole genome shotgun sequence window:
- the LOC124665291 gene encoding uncharacterized protein LOC124665291 produces the protein MILIVPQGDHAVRLGNDAGIGQVVQVEKGAEYAITFSAARTCAQLEALNVSAGGVSQTVDLQTLYNIEGWDAYALAFQAVDEQATLEFRNPGMEDDPTCGPILDNVAIKKLFAPDKPKDSTVINGDFEEGPWMFPNTSFGVLLPTNLDEQTSAIPGWMIESNRAVRFVDSDQYSVPQGKRAIELLSGKEGIISQMVETTPQKVYSLTFTFGSAGDSCQPPMAVMAFAGDQAQNFHYSPMGNATSQAANVTFTARAERTRIALYSVYYNTRSDDHSSLCGPVVDDVRVWGLNGAAGLKASVGLLLGMVSVVGLMMF, from the exons ATGATCCTTATTGTTCCACAGG GGGATCATGCTGTCCGGCTAGGAAATGATGCAGGCATTGGGCAGGTGGTGCAGGTCGAGAAGGGCGCAGAGTATGCAATCACATTCAGTGCCGCCCGGACGTGTGCGCAGCTGGAGGCGCTGAATGTGTCTGCTGGTGGTGTATCGCAGACAGTAGACCTTCAGACATTGTACAACATCGAAGGCTGGGATGCATATGCACTGGCTTTTCAAGCAGTGGATGAGCAGGCAACCCTTGAATTCAGGAACCCCGGCATGGAGGATGATCCAACCTGTGGACCTATCCTTGACAATGTGGCCATCAAGAAGCTCTTTGCTCCGGACAAACCAAAGG ATAGCACGGTGATCAATGGAGACTTTGAGGAGGGTCCATGGATGTTTCCAAACACAAGCTTCGGTGTTCTACTCCCGACGAACCTTGATGAGCAGACATCAGCCATACCAGGATGGATGATTGAGTCGAACCGTGCAGTCCGCTTCGTTGACTCTGACCAGTACAGCGTTCCCCAGGGGAAGCGCGCGATTGAGCTACTCTCCGGCAAAGAGGGAATTATCTCACAGATGGTGGAGACAACCCCTCAGAAAGTGTACAGCCTGACTTTCACATTTGGCTCAGCAGGCGATTCATGCCAGCCACCAATGGCTGTCATGGCATTTGCAGGCGATCAGGCCCAGAACTTCCACTACTCACCGATGGGCAATGCCACAAGCCAAGCTGCAAATGTGACGTTCACAGCGCGTGCTGAAAGGACACGTATTGCTCTCTACAGCGTGTACTACAACACGAGAAGCGACGACCACAGCTCGCTATGCGGGCCGGTGGTCGACGACGTGCGTGTCTGGGGCTTGAATGGGGCTGCTGGGTTGAAGGCAAGTGTTGGGCTGCTTCTTGGTATGGTTAGTGTTGTTGGCCTGATGATGTTCTGA